One window from the genome of Salisaeta longa DSM 21114 encodes:
- a CDS encoding glycosyltransferase family 4 protein — protein sequence MARVHPLTSSSTATYQPPKRVALFAGAYNHIADGVSLTLNRLVDYLERHGTEVRVFAPTSSNPQITDHAGTLVPVRSVRLPGRSDYRLSLGITPSVRDALQDFAPTLFHVATPDLLGRHALHLADAWNVPVVGSYHTHFSSYLKYYHLNLLEDALWGYLRRFYERCEAVYVPSTAMMNILRSHGITNNLKLWQRGVDTDRFTPQKRSMEWRRSHGFGDDEVVVTFVSRLVLEKGLDVYADVIERLEQRGISHRSLIVGDGPAREALEERLDNTVFTGYLEGDALATAYASSDVFLFPSDTETFGNVTLEAMASGVPTVCANAVGSRDLVKDGTTGRLCTPGDVDAFTEAVARLAVDDDLRMRYGAAAHERAQEFRWDAILGLMDAYYDEVLGRTPDASPEPAEYAASPLAA from the coding sequence ATGGCCCGTGTCCACCCGCTTACATCTTCCTCCACGGCAACTTATCAGCCGCCCAAGCGCGTGGCTTTGTTTGCTGGCGCCTACAACCACATTGCCGATGGCGTCTCGCTCACGCTCAACCGGCTGGTGGATTACCTAGAGCGCCACGGAACGGAGGTGCGGGTTTTTGCGCCCACCTCGTCGAATCCTCAGATTACGGATCACGCCGGTACGCTCGTGCCGGTACGCTCGGTGCGCCTGCCGGGGCGCTCGGACTATCGCTTGTCCCTCGGCATTACCCCGTCGGTACGCGATGCCCTGCAGGACTTTGCGCCGACGCTGTTTCATGTGGCCACGCCCGACCTGCTGGGCCGCCACGCGCTTCACCTGGCCGATGCGTGGAATGTGCCGGTGGTGGGCTCGTACCACACGCACTTTAGCTCGTACCTCAAGTACTATCATCTGAACCTGCTGGAGGACGCCCTGTGGGGCTACTTGCGGCGTTTTTACGAGCGGTGCGAAGCCGTCTACGTCCCGTCGACCGCCATGATGAACATCTTGCGCTCGCACGGCATCACCAACAACCTGAAGCTGTGGCAGCGCGGCGTGGATACCGATCGCTTTACGCCGCAGAAGCGCTCGATGGAGTGGCGCCGCTCGCACGGCTTTGGCGATGACGAGGTGGTGGTTACGTTTGTGAGCCGTTTGGTGCTAGAGAAGGGCCTCGACGTGTACGCCGATGTCATTGAGCGCCTGGAGCAGCGCGGCATCTCGCACCGCAGTCTTATTGTGGGCGACGGGCCGGCCCGCGAGGCGCTCGAAGAACGCCTCGACAACACCGTCTTTACGGGGTATCTGGAGGGCGACGCGCTGGCAACGGCTTACGCGTCTTCCGATGTCTTCCTGTTTCCAAGCGATACGGAAACGTTTGGGAACGTCACCCTGGAGGCGATGGCTTCTGGTGTGCCCACGGTGTGCGCCAATGCGGTGGGAAGCCGCGACTTGGTAAAGGACGGCACGACTGGGCGCCTGTGCACGCCCGGCGATGTGGACGCATTCACCGAAGCGGTGGCCCGCCTCGCTGTGGATGACGACCTGCGGATGCGTTACGGCGCTGCTGCCCATGAGCGGGCGCAGGAGTTTCGCTGGGATGCCATCTTAGGACTTATGGATGCGTACTACGACGAGGTGCTGGGCCGTACGCCGGATGCCTCGCCCGAGCCCGCGGAGTACGCTGCGTCGCCGCTGGCTGCATAG
- a CDS encoding hybrid sensor histidine kinase/response regulator transcription factor, which yields MRTIAPAAYGGNGAVWDMAQDRRGLLYAATSYGVRQYDGARWRDLPTGNQTTPWDLALGPDGALYAGARNTLGAYRLNAKGKRTYQPLIAHVPDAQRPVGNVRDVVATSRGAWFRTARGVLHWDGQQMKVVGDSTTQRLFRCRDTAYLQTAAGRLRPAARAPSAASVATAQLPSPVAAAGPAGADGCWIVTEAGTWHTLTRSALAHRTPPHAAGASSIQDVVQAPGGVWAVATDEVLYLHGPGGRQHRLRAFGPKGRARIEALHMSARGALWVATTNGLARVAWPSPLTKAAGLPHPEAQPRDVVQTATGLRVGTTEGVWNGWSAQAKRLTPAGVTYHLLPTAHGVLAAQSNGLFVIEGSATRRVMGASVYSLAAAPHRSTVAYAGARDGTVLRLRHRQGRWQLADTLGTVPAVPFTLSPDARGHVWVGTGHRGVHRFRMRPSGATYHAAFDTTNGLPATTFNYTTTIGDSVRFITRDGLYRYTGTRFVPDRRFAAVYRDSVRQGWPVAAGPQQQVWMDFGGHKLGVARGWPNAVTWHARAFRRMADLGDVHRISPTSAHTVWFATANTLMHYDRRLRAYGDHAAPFRTLLRGVVLPGDSLVWAGDAPAPARRLVLPFNQRLRFLFGATSYEQITGVLFNRSAARQYRWKLSGINDTWTPWTAEPRADFTSLPPGTFTLQVQARNLYNVIGHTARLTFTISPPWYRTWSAYAGYALLAMLLMSGLVMWRTRHLEQRQRVLEATIRERTAEVRAQRDALSTQKAQLERQTSQLAEQADALRALDEAKSRFFANLSHEFRTPLTLILGPVERVRAHLLEQAPALSPADAAEQLAMAERNAHRLLHMVQQLLDLARHDAGTLQLRAQPTDVNATVADITQAFAPLAERQQLTLTVDATQPPTDAPPVYLDPALFDQLLGNLLSNAIKFTPPGGRIVVHVGHTTEAVTLRVQDTGIGIPADKQAHIFDRFTQADDAATRPQEGAGIGLALTQTLVQLHGGTIAVDSTPHVGSTFTVVLPRGDAHLSEEQVAAPAEASPDAPTLSAPGPKATAEDKAPAESPAPTSSSTASTTQHPADTPLVLVVDDNADLRAYVRSVLQPSFRIEEATSGTEGLAAAREHLPDVILADVMMPAMDGLAMTKRLRDAPATAALPIIMLTARAEVADEVEGLAAGATDYIVKPFDPKVLEMRVRGALAYQERLRRQLLQDLQDSPHNRTSAPAPPATDDASTTSNGPRPAQDNEPASFEAQMRAIIAQRLPDPAFGTNALADALGVSRSTLYRRARNAEAPSPAELIRTMRLERGAALLQDGAGSVSEVAYAVGFSSLSHFSRQFTDHFNQAPTDYAAPSVEEG from the coding sequence GTGCGCACGATTGCCCCGGCGGCGTATGGCGGCAACGGCGCGGTATGGGACATGGCGCAGGACCGCCGCGGTCTGCTGTATGCGGCGACAAGCTATGGGGTGCGCCAGTACGACGGCGCGCGCTGGCGCGACCTACCGACCGGCAATCAGACCACGCCCTGGGATCTGGCCCTTGGCCCGGATGGCGCGCTGTACGCTGGCGCCCGCAACACGCTTGGGGCCTACCGCCTCAATGCAAAAGGCAAGCGCACCTACCAACCCCTCATCGCGCACGTCCCCGATGCGCAGCGGCCGGTGGGCAACGTGCGCGACGTGGTTGCTACATCCCGCGGCGCGTGGTTCCGCACGGCCCGTGGGGTGCTGCACTGGGATGGCCAGCAGATGAAGGTGGTGGGCGACTCAACGACGCAGCGCCTCTTTCGCTGCCGCGATACGGCCTATCTGCAAACCGCGGCGGGACGGCTCCGCCCCGCCGCACGCGCCCCCTCTGCCGCCTCGGTGGCCACGGCCCAGTTGCCAAGCCCGGTGGCTGCCGCAGGTCCTGCCGGTGCTGATGGCTGCTGGATCGTAACCGAAGCGGGTACGTGGCACACCCTCACGCGCAGCGCCCTCGCGCACCGCACACCGCCCCACGCGGCCGGCGCATCGTCCATTCAGGATGTGGTGCAGGCGCCCGGCGGCGTTTGGGCCGTTGCGACGGACGAGGTTCTGTACCTGCACGGGCCCGGCGGCCGGCAGCACCGCCTTCGTGCCTTCGGTCCAAAGGGCCGCGCACGCATCGAAGCGCTGCACATGAGCGCGCGCGGCGCGCTGTGGGTGGCCACCACCAACGGACTCGCACGCGTGGCATGGCCCAGCCCGCTCACCAAAGCCGCCGGCCTGCCGCATCCCGAGGCGCAACCCCGCGACGTGGTGCAGACGGCGACGGGCCTCCGGGTGGGCACAACCGAAGGCGTATGGAACGGATGGTCGGCGCAGGCGAAGCGGTTGACGCCTGCCGGTGTCACGTATCACCTGCTGCCTACCGCCCACGGTGTACTTGCGGCACAGTCCAACGGCCTCTTTGTCATTGAAGGCTCCGCAACGCGGCGCGTGATGGGTGCAAGCGTGTATTCGCTCGCGGCCGCCCCCCATCGCTCCACCGTTGCCTATGCCGGCGCCCGCGACGGGACGGTGCTGCGCCTGCGCCACCGCCAAGGACGCTGGCAGCTCGCCGACACCCTCGGCACGGTACCGGCGGTTCCGTTTACGCTTTCCCCCGATGCCCGCGGCCACGTGTGGGTGGGCACCGGACATCGCGGCGTTCACCGCTTCCGTATGCGCCCGAGCGGCGCCACCTACCACGCAGCCTTCGACACGACCAACGGCCTCCCCGCCACCACGTTCAACTACACGACCACCATCGGCGACTCGGTGCGATTCATCACGCGCGACGGGCTGTACCGCTACACCGGTACCCGCTTCGTACCCGACCGGCGCTTCGCGGCCGTGTACCGCGACAGCGTACGCCAGGGCTGGCCCGTCGCCGCCGGTCCGCAGCAGCAGGTGTGGATGGACTTTGGCGGGCACAAGCTGGGCGTCGCCCGCGGATGGCCCAATGCCGTAACGTGGCATGCGCGCGCCTTCCGGCGGATGGCAGACCTCGGCGATGTGCACCGCATCAGCCCCACCTCGGCACATACCGTGTGGTTTGCCACGGCCAACACCCTCATGCACTACGACCGCCGCCTTCGCGCTTATGGCGATCACGCCGCCCCCTTTCGCACGCTGTTGCGCGGCGTCGTGCTGCCTGGCGACTCGTTGGTGTGGGCGGGCGACGCGCCAGCCCCCGCTCGCCGCTTGGTACTGCCGTTTAACCAGCGGCTACGCTTCCTCTTTGGCGCCACGAGCTACGAGCAAATCACCGGCGTCCTCTTCAACCGATCGGCCGCCCGCCAGTACCGGTGGAAGCTCTCCGGCATAAACGACACGTGGACGCCCTGGACCGCCGAGCCCCGGGCCGACTTCACCAGCCTCCCGCCCGGCACGTTCACCCTGCAGGTGCAAGCCCGCAACCTGTACAACGTAATTGGGCACACGGCACGCCTCACGTTCACCATTTCGCCGCCCTGGTACCGCACGTGGAGCGCCTACGCCGGCTACGCCCTGCTGGCGATGCTGCTGATGAGCGGACTCGTCATGTGGCGCACCCGGCACCTGGAGCAGCGCCAGCGCGTGTTGGAGGCTACCATCCGCGAGCGCACGGCAGAAGTGCGCGCGCAGCGCGATGCCCTGTCCACCCAAAAGGCACAACTGGAACGGCAAACCAGCCAACTGGCCGAGCAGGCCGACGCGCTACGTGCCCTCGATGAGGCAAAGTCGCGCTTCTTTGCAAACCTCAGCCACGAGTTCCGCACGCCACTCACCCTCATCTTGGGGCCGGTGGAACGGGTGCGTGCGCACCTGCTGGAGCAGGCGCCCGCGCTATCACCGGCCGATGCCGCCGAGCAGCTCGCCATGGCCGAACGCAACGCCCACCGGCTGCTCCACATGGTGCAGCAGCTTCTGGATCTTGCCCGTCACGACGCTGGCACGCTGCAGCTGCGTGCCCAGCCTACCGACGTAAATGCCACCGTAGCGGACATCACGCAGGCGTTTGCGCCGCTCGCCGAACGCCAACAGCTAACGCTCACGGTTGATGCCACACAGCCCCCAACGGATGCGCCCCCTGTGTACCTCGATCCGGCTTTGTTCGACCAGCTCTTGGGCAATCTGCTGTCGAACGCCATCAAGTTTACCCCACCCGGCGGCCGCATTGTCGTGCACGTCGGCCACACCACCGAGGCGGTAACGCTTCGCGTGCAAGACACCGGCATCGGCATTCCAGCAGACAAGCAAGCCCACATCTTCGACCGTTTTACGCAGGCCGACGATGCAGCTACCCGCCCCCAGGAAGGCGCGGGCATCGGGCTGGCCCTCACCCAAACATTGGTGCAGCTGCACGGCGGCACCATTGCTGTAGACAGCACACCCCACGTGGGCAGCACCTTCACCGTCGTTCTGCCACGGGGCGATGCCCACCTTTCCGAAGAACAAGTTGCTGCACCTGCAGAGGCGTCGCCCGACGCGCCCACGCTGTCGGCTCCCGGCCCCAAGGCCACTGCAGAGGACAAAGCACCCGCGGAGAGCCCCGCGCCCACGTCTTCTTCTACCGCATCCACGACGCAGCATCCGGCAGACACGCCCCTCGTGCTGGTCGTCGACGATAACGCCGATCTGCGGGCCTACGTTCGCTCTGTCTTGCAACCATCCTTTCGCATCGAAGAAGCCACCTCGGGCACCGAAGGGCTCGCTGCCGCTCGCGAGCACCTTCCCGACGTCATTCTGGCCGATGTGATGATGCCCGCGATGGATGGGTTGGCCATGACCAAACGCTTGCGCGACGCCCCCGCCACGGCCGCCCTCCCCATCATCATGCTCACCGCACGGGCCGAAGTGGCCGACGAGGTAGAGGGCCTTGCCGCCGGTGCCACCGACTATATCGTAAAGCCATTCGACCCGAAGGTACTGGAGATGCGCGTACGCGGCGCACTCGCCTACCAGGAGCGGCTGCGCCGTCAATTGCTACAGGACCTTCAAGACTCGCCGCACAACCGCACAAGCGCACCTGCGCCCCCCGCAACGGATGATGCAAGCACGACGTCAAACGGCCCCCGCCCTGCACAAGACAACGAACCGGCATCGTTTGAGGCCCAGATGCGTGCCATAATCGCCCAGCGCCTGCCCGATCCCGCCTTCGGTACGAACGCGCTGGCCGATGCACTGGGCGTTAGTCGCTCTACGCTCTACCGCCGTGCCCGTAACGCCGAGGCTCCCTCCCCTGCTGAGCTCATCCGTACGATGCGCCTGGAACGCGGGGCTGCACTTCTGCAAGACGGCGCTGGAAGCGTCTCGGAAGTAGCCTACGCCGTGGGCTTCAGTAGCCTCTCGCATTTCTCCCGGCAGTTTACCGATCACTTCAACCAGGCCCCCACCGACTACGCCGCCCCTTCAGTGGAAGAGGGATGA